Part of the Musa acuminata AAA Group cultivar baxijiao chromosome BXJ2-7, Cavendish_Baxijiao_AAA, whole genome shotgun sequence genome is shown below.
TATATCTACCCGAATTTGATTCTCGTGGTTGTGTCGCTTCTTATGCTGAATCAACCGAAATGGAATATCTACTGTTGGCGTTATCAAGCTTTGAATCGAATCTGCAAGCCAGATCAAGATCTCCATCAGCTGCCAGAACACAGTCCATATCACTACATGATTCTCTAAGATCTGAGCATGTGGAACGCAAGCAGTCCGAGAACTGTTCTGATGGCTAGCTGAACAACATATTCTGTCGAAGGCATGATTCTTTGAGGCTGCTCGAGAATGGAGCTATTGTCTGTAAACAACATGTTGAGAGAATAGTAAGCCGATCCTATCTGCTTGCATTCCTGTCAAACGCTTAGCCGGCAAATTTGACCAACATCGTAGAGAATTGCAGCCTAAAATACTTGATGGTTTCCTTTCACATTGTTTAGCTGTGTTTCCTCTCAGTTTTGGTGTCTTCTTCCTCTAGAGTGAAAGAGGATTCTGTTCTTTACGTTGACATACGAGAGAACAGACGTTCGTTTCCTTGAGATAGTTTTCTCTTTGAACATGCACGATGTACAAGAAAAATGATCCATCTTAGTGGATCTTGATGAAAGAATCTGAATTAGGAACTCATCTAGAATAGCTTCCCGGCGAAGTCTTTGATGTCTTCGTCTTTGCAAGAAGGGGAATCGTACGGCACAAACTCTCTGAACTCGGAGAGGCTTCTTCCAAGCTTCAGAGCCAGCTTCAGCTTGAACAGCTCCCCGTTCTCCCTCTTCTCCACATCTTCCTCCCCCAGATTGAACTCAATTTCCTCCTGCAGCCACCTGTAGAAGCCAGCATTGCTCCGGAGCAGCTCGAACACCATTCCTACCTGGCCGGCATGCTCCAGGGTGTTCATCACCGTCGCGAGCGACCCTCCGGCAACCGCAAGCAGAACCGGGAGTGGCCCGAGAGCCGAAGAACCTATTAACCCGGATCCGATCAAAGCTAGGCCAGCAAAGAGAGGCCCTGCGGTGGCCAAAGTCCTGTTGGTGTCTAAGACCACCTTCCCCACCCGCAAATATTGCTCCTCATCCTTCAGCTTTAGAACTTTGAGAAGACCCCTCATTTCTTCTTCCAGTTCTTTGCTCCAGCCATTGGCATCCGCTCCATTTGTGTGTCTTCGATGCGTTTCCTCCGGCCTTTGTCGTAGTTTAGGCCACCAACGGGAAGGCTCCACCTTCTTCGGGAACTTCTCGAGCATTCCAGGGAGCAAGGGGAGAGGATAAGCCTTCTCGAGAGCCAGCACCTTGTTCATGGCGTCCTTGACGTCCGACTCCGTCGGATTTCTCAGTGAAAACGTGTCTTGGATCGATCTCTCCAGTTGTTTCCACCTCAAGGTGGCTTTTCTCTGTTCCTCAGCTAGTTGGGAAGGCTGAATCTTGTTGACGACCAGCATCATTCCCATCGCGGTGCCGAACAACAGCATGGAGGCAAGCTTGAATGCCAGCAGCTGTGTCGTTGCTTCTCCCACCGGTACCGATGAGATCCCCGCCATGAGGGATCCGATGAGAGTGACGGAGTTGATGGAGTTGGTAAACAGGTGATTCCAATTGTTCCTCTGTGCTCCGATGATCGCGTGCATATTGGCTCTATCGGCGACCGCCTCGGTTATGGCAAGAAGCTTGGTGACCAACTCCTTGTCCTCGTTGCCTGTCGTGGTGTGCGTTGGTACCTCCTTCGTTGCAGTGCCATCTTGTCTCAGGATGAGGTCCTGGATCGTGATCTTGTTCGGTAGCTGCCGAAGATAGACGCTTTTAGCCCTGAAATTGGAGGAAGGAAACAGGCTAGCGCGAAATCTTCCATGGGAGGATGAGGTTGACTGCAAATTCTGGACTTGAAGAGCTGCCATTTCTAAACCTCTCCCTGTTCGTTTATGCTGGCTGTGTGAAGACGAACGCTGCAAGGAGAAGCAGGTTTGGTGGGGaaaagagatggaaagaagaactTGTTGGATTGGTGTGGGATGAGATGGAATGGCTGCAGTTCATTTATATAGCCTTGGCTCTGATCAAAGAAAGAGGAGGAAAGCGAGTAATCTGGGGTTCATCGTTGACTGACTGGGTCTTGAGGTGGTAGGCTCAGACTTCAAAGCATCGGAATTCAAAGAAGGGGGAGGAAGGAATCAGTCAATGGAGCCATGGTGGTTGGACAAGTCTGACCGGGTAGACTCGAGACTTGTTCTCATGAACTGCTTGTGCAGATACAAACTAGAAGAACTCTGCATTGAACTACAGTCTTAAAACTCCTGCTGTTCTTGTGTGGGAACTTCCGTGTTCTCCAACTTGCAAATCCTCCGCAGCCAACACCAGATCAAAAAGTTTCAAGGTAACTCGAGATTCGTAGGATTTCTGCCACTGATCGGTATACCTGGAGACCTTTTTGGAACTTCAAGAGGCACGAAGAATGGCGTCCTGGTTCGACCAAGAACAAGGTACAATCAAGACTTAGGTTTATGCTGCCTTTGCACACTATGTTGATCGCATTCTGCAGTGAGCTGAGCTGAATAAGAACGGGACCTTTGAGGCCCATTCAAAGCTCGATGATGGCGATCTTCTCATTCAAGGTGGCTGCTCTTAGGCAAATTAGTCTTTGGCAATCAATTCATTTAGGTGTAAATACATTACTTTATGGTGAATGGATGGATTGTAAAGGTTTGGGATGAGGAGGAGTCTCCTGCTGGAATCTtctttgaactctctttcgcttcATGATATGTTTGCTCTACTCAATCTGGTTGTGTGAGTAGAGGGTGATACATATCTTTAGACAAAGCAATCAGTGTATCTATccactggcttgtctcttttgtcAAAACGTCTAATTTTTAATTAGATTTGGATGGAGGATAGATATCTTAAAGTTGTTGTAACCTTTTATACTTTGATAATCAATATGTAGTTTTTTAATAGGATTTtgaagtaatatattattttttttttccaaagttaaaaatattttattaatttaaaaaataaatacaacTTGGTCAACATACAAAATATAACCAAAATTGAGCAGATATATTAAAGTCAAAtcatttataatcaaaattttttaaaattatttttttatttataaaataaaaaattatgcatAAATTTGATAATCCATTGCCCTTTTAGAAGTCAGACTTCCACATCTCTTTTAAGTATCATCAATAATATAGTTTGAATTCAAAAAGATTATAAAATCGATCATAAATTCAATCCTCATCCTTTGAAAAACTAGTTATGATCAACTCAAATTCATAAAATCTGGAGTAGCAAAAGTTGGTTTCAAACTAATACAAGTgtcaaataattaattatttaaaaatatattaatgaaaACTCCATTTCCAATTTTAtacaaaaagttaattttttaaaaaattataaattaaaaaaaaaatcttccactCCAACTCATCTTTAGATAAACACTATGATTGAAGAATCAAGCAGCCCATATTTAACTCTTAATGATGCTCCACCAAATAGAGTCATCATAGTTTTACGTATTGACCAATACCATGAAGAGCACAGTTTGGCAAGTGAATATTATGAAGGTCTAACCCACCTACAGATCTACGCCTAATGTCCCAGTCCCAGCTAATAAGGTCAACACCATGATGGTGGAACACGAACGGACGAGGAGGCCCCACCTTGGACACCATGAGGAGTCGTGTGATCTAGAACAGACGGTCCTGATCGGATCATGTTGTCCCCGTGACCGCGTCGTAGGACATTTCCCATTGCTGGGTCAAATTACGAGCAGAAAAGGTGATTTGACTCGACCAAGTCTGGCGACAAAGCGAGGCTCGTGACGGGATACGATACGATGACTTTGAAATGTTCGCTTGTACGAGGGTATAAAGGTAATAACACGCTTCTGCTGCATGCCGCCGTTAATTGTTTTAATACTTCGTCTACCTGTTTGTAGTGACCCGTTTCTTTGTCCTCCATGTTAGTGAAGTTGAACCCTCTCGAAACCCGTGGACCCCTGCACGAAGCAGGTAAGTGACACGGTCTTTTAATACGCTACTTGTTCCGAGCGGGAACGTGTCTCCGCTGAGACGAGCGAATCTGACAAAGGCCTTCTGCGGCCTCCACGTGTCCCACTGCACCCTTGTCCACGGGTACCCGGAAACTTCTGGCGTAACTTCGCATCCGTCATCCGTGACGGCGATTCGTCTGCTAAGGCGAAAGGGAATGGCGTTTCTTCCGCACACCGCCTCAACATGCCGAAACGCCGTCAGTTATAGATATTTCTCGACCGCGGTTGTTAATAACCCGACTCGGGTCATCCGTACCCATTTATGTGCCATGTAGCGACGAAGAAACGACTGGAAGGCGAGAGAAGGTCGACGAAGAATAGTAGCGAGCGCGACTGACGATGATGCTGATCGGACGTGGTATCGGCCATCATAATCCGACCGTTCAAGTCCCGCCGTGGTCGCCCTCCGATGATCCGACAGGCGGTAACGCCACTTCCTCCCACCTGCCTGTCAGCGGCGTCGCCACCGGCGACGGCCTTCTCGACGAGGCGACGCTGGCGGCGCTGCAGCTCTACCTCGGGtgcgaggaggcggcggcggcggaggaggcgccTGCGGTGGTGGACGCGTACGCGTCGGACGAGTTCCGGATGTACGAGTTCAAGGTGAGGAGGTGCGCCAGGGGGCGCACCCACGACTGGACCGAGTGCCCCTTCGCGCACCCGGGGGAGAAGGCCCGCCGCCGCGACCCGCGGAAGCACCGTTACTCGGGGACCCCCTGCGCGGACTTCCGCAAGACCGGTGGGTGCAAGCGCGGCGACGCCTGCGAGCTCGCCCACGGAGTGTTCGAGTGCTGGCTACACCCGGAGCGCTACCGCACCCAGCcctgcaaggacagcaccgcctgccgcCGCCGCGTCTGCTTCTTCGCCCACACCCCCGACCAGCTCCGCGTGCTGCCATCACAACACCAGCAGACCACCACATCGGCTTCAGCCACCGCCGCCGAGTCCTACGACGGTTCGCCTCTTCGCCAGCAGTCCTCCATGCAGTCTTATCTATCAAAGAACTTCGTCTGCTCAACGACCGCGACGCTGATCTCGCCGCCCAAGACCCCGACGACGGCGTCTCCGCCGATATCACCCAACGGCTCGAACCTGCGGCGCGAGTCGTGGCAGCCATCGTCGTCGGTGAACGAGATGGTGGCGTCACTAAGACGGTTGCAGCTCTGCAGGGCGCAGTCGGTGCCAAGTTCATGGGGGTTGCATATAGGAAATGGTGGGTTTGCATCCCCAAGGGGGGCTCTTGCTGGGTTCAACGCTGGTTTCTGTAGCATGCCGTCGACTCCGACGGCTGCGTCAGCCGTCTGGTCGGACGAAGAGGGACCGGTGGAGAGGGTGGAGTCCGGGAGGGCTCTCAGGGCTAAGATGTTCGAGAGACTGAGCAAAGAGAGCATATTGGACAGAGCCGAGGCCACGCCGGACGTGGGGTGGGTTTCGGAGTTGCTAAAATAGCAGGAAGCTTGTAATGGCGAGGAAGAGGAAAAGAGAATGATGGAAAATTTGAAGGAACATAAAAAGGTGGGATTTTGCGGTGCCATCCTCATTCTTCGACGACTGTGGATCTTGAAGTTTACCAAAGGAAGAGGAACAAAAAAAAGGTTATTTCTTGTTCTATGTAAAAGCCTAGGTGGTGGAGATTTGTGTCGACATGGGAGATGTTAATTAGTAGCTATCATGCTTGCCTCTGTTGTACAGAGAAGGATTAGAAGAGTGCTGAAGACCACTAGAGGAAGCAGTAATCTGCGCAGGAAATCTTTATTGGATTCACTTGTAATGTTCATCGatgtctttctttttcttgttattttGGTTTATTCTGGATGTCTAATCGAAACACCAGTTAGGATGTCCCTTTTGTCATGTCAACAATGTAAATGTCAACTTACTATCCAATGGATTTCAGATGCTTAGCAAAGATTTCATATCCTAATACACAAAGAAGTCGTCTTCTTGCTTCAAAGTATATTACACAAGTTCCGGTTGTGGTTGGGTGGATTAAGACCTCAGATGGCGACCTTTGCTTGCAGTTCTGCAATAGCAATAGCAGAGGGTGGGGAGCAAAAGAAGGGAGAGGATAAGGTTGAGTGGCTACTTTGTCGAGTTAGAAAAAGATAGCCAGCACCGATCTCGCCCCATTTAActatatatgatgtgtggacgtcGCTGGTCATCCTGTCGACGTTATCCACTCAGACGTTGCATGTCCCTCTCTCGTACGTGATAATATTCTAAATCCACTGGCCGTAGGATCACAAAATATTGTTATTGATATGGCACATTTCCATAGTATCCACGTGTGAGCACACAAAGGATTTCCAGACTGACATAGAGCAACATCTCAGACCCGGATAGGAGAGACCTTCGTATTATTCGACGTCGAACACCTTGCAATCGTTTCACAAAACTCGGGTTGGCACTGTGCATCCCAAAGTCATTCCATAAAACTCGGAATGACGTCGACCCGTATGGATCGATCTGTACTCATTTGTAGAGTATAAGTCATCCTCCCGAGGAGTCGGTAGTCATTAAAGGATTACATATGATCAATCATCCCATCGCAAGTATAAAAGTCAACCTTCTGACCaataagagaagacttcgaatacTTAACTCTCTAGTATTCTACTCAACTCTAATTTAACCTTCGGATGGGTTAAGTCAAAAAATTTTTCTCCCGACCTCGGCCTACGTGTAGAAGCCCGGTGACGAAGAATCAGACCACTCGTCAAGAGAGAAGATCGTACCTGGGAGACGAGACTAGAACCCAACCTAGGTCGTGTCTTTTGAAGCTTACATGTTCCGAAATGGACAAAACAGTACAAGTACGCCCATCGCCCAAAGCGTATAATTCATCGTAAGCATACGAGCCGCACCAATGACCGACCGACCAAATTGTCCCGTATCAAATTGGCGCTAGAAGAAGAGACCAACACCTGCACTTCGATCAAGCAAACTCGCTTTCGAGTCATGCGGCTCACACCTCGACTTTGAGCTCTTGGCTCCCTTATGGGAGAGAGCACTAATAAAGTCATTTGGTCCCAtattagttgaggagtatgcgAACCATGGGCTCATAAATCCATCGGATCTCTCTTATcttaaaagatattttttttttaagctcACATTTCGAAAAAGGATAAAATCGTAAGGATACAGCGAATAATTTCTCTTAAACCCATGAGCTGCACTAATGACCGACCGTATATGCACGCTATACCACTCTGAAACACAGCAAAGAAACAACCGGACTTCAGAAAACACACAGTAAAGAAAGACTTGTCTTTCCTTTCCACAGGCGCGATGCGTGGTTTGGGGCAAGGATCAGGAGGGGACTCAACGAGTTGGCAAACGTCATTATCGTTGCTTTACGACAAGCTTATCCACACTTCCGAGTCAACAAATCTAAATTCCCAAGCTAATAatcttaagaagaagaagaacagcatGGGTTTGTGGATTGATATTAAAGCAGATCTATGTCCTCCGTTGAACAGGCACAATAGCTAAACGAGGATTATATAATGACTGGTTTAGGGGATCTACGGCCTACGTTGAACAGGCCACAGTAGCTAACGGGGATAATATAATGACTGCTTTAGGGTCCTGTTGTGTGCCTCCACGACAACCTTGAACTTGCCGTCGTCAAGCTTGTTGCCTGAAACCAACACTAGTGGATTCTCGTGGGTTGTCTTTTCTGCAAGTGCGTTTGATCATCATCTAGTTCAAGTATTTGGCAGCTTTTAATATAGATATGTAGAGGTAGATATGGTGATGATACGGCTCTTCTTTTATCCGTCTACAGCTTCTCAATGACCATATAGGTTTGGTCTGCTACTTACTAGCTCATGTTGTCTCTCGTTCTCTCTAATGACTACAGAATATTTAAtaagatttaattaattaattaaaattagtaaaaaaaataaaaaaaattaaattaagataaatagatgcAAAATTATTAGGAtgtgataattttttattatttaaaattgttTATACATTTTTTACTaatatagatatttttttttgaatgaagatgatattattgaagataaaaaaaatcaaataaataagaaTATACAGAAACATGTAAaagtcttctttttatttttcttaatcatgCAAAAGTCTATATGCTATAACAAGCAAGAGTccctattttttttaatcatgtcaGCATCAACATCAATAaaagattataaaatatttaaaaatatatctacatgaatttaaaaatcttatgatGAAAGATTATGAAACTGGTTTTTTCTCAAATGTCTATTCTATTATGAACCAATTGAGATTTTATGGTGAAAACCTAAAAGAGCAAactatagtaaaaaaaaaattatagagttTATCTccaaaattactactataaaagtagTTAAAGATATAAGTATATTATGTGTTGATGAATTAATGGGTTCATTTTTAGttcatagataaaaaaaataaatatattttcatatgaAACTTCTCAAAATGCTCATCAAATGAAGATAAAtcaaaagaagaaccaaaagaaaaattcaaaaattagATCTCAAAGAAGAGATCAAAATGATATAGGTCATGGATAATCTAATATTCGAGGCAGGAGATGAGACCGATCAAATGAGAGTTAGAGAAACTCTAATAAAGGTAACAAAGAAATCTggcattattttattataaaaaattagacATTAAAAATGATTGCCagtatgaaaataaaaatttaacccTTATTGTAAAAAAATATAACCATCTTGAAGAAGATTGTTGAAACAAAAATCAACCAAATTatcatgaagaaaataataatgaaaagaaggatgaagaaaatatttatttatgacttgtgatgaaaaatattttagatttgttTGTTTTTAGATTGTGGATATAATCATATAACAAAGGATAAAAGTTTATTTAATAGATTTGACGATTCAATTAAATCTACAATGTAGATGAGAAATGACAATAAGgctcaaatgaaataaaaataaataattattatgaatACCAAATctgataaaaaatttattaatgatgtaatgtttattcctattttaaagtaaaatcttattaataatGGGCAATCGATGAGAAAaggatattatgttatttttatgataaaattttaaaaattgataGCAAATGTGAGGATGACAAGAAACAAAatgttttctttattatttttggatttctccTTATATACATTCACTATTACTATTATTGATGACTCAACATTATATCATAAAAGATATTATCATCTGAATTATGAAATACTAGAAtcgttaaattaaaaaataataattgatttatctAAGATTAAAATAAAGATACTTTTTATGaatcttatatttaaaaaataatataaaaaaatcttttcaGGCAAGTCATTCTTGTAGAGTCAAAAATTGATTAGAATTTATGCAAATAGATATTTGTGAGCCTATGTTGACTATCTATGATAGAAGTAAATATTCTTTTACTATTCATAGATGATTACATAAGGTTGATGTGGGTACATTTTCTAAATGAAAAAACTAAAGCTTTctctattttcaaaatttttaaaatatatgtatacaaataaagtgattattttattaaaactcGACGTACTGATACAAAGAGTGAATTCActtctaaagttttttttttgttttctaaaaGAATACAAATATTCATAGGATTACTAACTATAAGCTACACCCCCAATTGAGCCTATAGATGTATGcttaaagaaaaaaatagtaCCAAATGAATTTTAAGCATTGTTAAACATTATCATGCATGGTTAAATAGAAAGCCAAATGTAAGTCATTTAATGATACTTGATTGTGTTATTTACTTTCATATTTCTCCTATAGAAAAAAGAAGTAAGcttgatgataaaaatattaaatgctAATTGTGGGATATGGTAACGAGACCAAAGGTTTTAGATCTTATGATCCtataactaaaaaattaattataagtcataatattatttttaacgaAGAAAAAGCTTAAAACTATAAAGCAGTTAAAATTCTAATAGTAGTAGAAGTCAATAAAGCATACGATATATTGCCTATTATTAATACTTCACCTGAAttttctctcttgaatgattctaACTAAAGTGATTCTAGTGATGATGAAATACATCTAAAGAAATTTCATACTTCATAGATATAtcaatttgatgattttacatgttTTGTTTTGAAACCTTCTTGTTTTAAAGTTACAGTGTAAGTAATGAATAATAAACTTCAAGCTATTGAAAAAAATAGAACTTGAAAATTGATAGATTTGTCTCTAGGGAAAGAAGCAATTGGACTCAAATGAGTGGACAAATCAAAATTTAATGTTGATGGCTCACTACAAAAACATAAAGCCTATTTAATTACTAAAAGATATGCTCAAATTTTAGATATCGATTTTTCAGGCACTTTTTCTCGGATTGTTAGAACTGATACAATTAGAACAATATCAGCATTGGCAACCTAGAAAAAATGACAGATATATCAATTTAATATTAAATCAATCTTATTGAATGGAAAGTTACAAGATGAAGTTTTTGTAAAGCAGCTCGAAGGATTTAAGATCAAAGGGCTAGAAAATAAAGTAtataaattagataaaatattataTGGCTCGAAATGGTACAATAGAATTGACAAGTTCTTTCTTTAACATAATTTTCAAAAAAGAGTTCAAGTGAGCCAACATTATATATAAAAGCCCAAAATTCTTATTGTTTGTTTATATGCGGATAATGTAATTTATACTAAAAATTCAGCAAATATGCttgttgaatttaagaaaaatataatgataGAATTTGAAATGACTAATATGAgacttttacattattttttaggAATAAAATTTATTCAAGGTGCAAAtgaaattttgattaaattataGAAGTTTAATTAGAGGGTTAATTTATCTCATATATTCAAGTTAGAATATTATGTTTATGGTTAGTTTGTTACTCAATTCATGCACAACCCTAGCAAGCATCACTTTGAGCAACTAAAAGAGTTCTTAATTACATCAAAGTAATTCTCAATTATGACATCCGTTATAAGTGGGTAAAaactattaaattatatttttaattaatagtgATTAGGCTGGTTGTGCAGATGAATAAAAAAATTCAGGATTTATGCATAGAACCGATTGATAAATAAAGGAGAAATTTAAATGGAATATTGCAGTACCAAGGATTAACTTatcaatatttttacaaaagtgttggcgaaagaaaaaaattatttttttaaagataattttaagttataattattttgaattaagGAGGGGGGGGTGGTGTGATGAGACTAATTCAAATAGTtaagattagata
Proteins encoded:
- the LOC103991591 gene encoding probable F-box protein At4g22030, with protein sequence MAALQVQNLQSTSSSHGRFRASLFPSSNFRAKSVYLRQLPNKITIQDLILRQDGTATKEVPTHTTTGNEDKELVTKLLAITEAVADRANMHAIIGAQRNNWNHLFTNSINSVTLIGSLMAGISSVPVGEATTQLLAFKLASMLLFGTAMGMMLVVNKIQPSQLAEEQRKATLRWKQLERSIQDTFSLRNPTESDVKDAMNKVLALEKAYPLPLLPGMLEKFPKKVEPSRWWPKLRQRPEETHRRHTNGADANGWSKELEEEMRGLLKVLKLKDEEQYLRVGKVVLDTNRTLATAGPLFAGLALIGSGLIGSSALGPLPVLLAVAGGSLATVMNTLEHAGQVGMVFELLRSNAGFYRWLQEEIEFNLGEEDVEKRENGELFKLKLALKLGRSLSEFREFVPYDSPSCKDEDIKDFAGKLF
- the LOC135617164 gene encoding zinc finger CCCH domain-containing protein 2-like; translation: MMLIGRGIGHHNPTVQVPPWSPSDDPTGGNATSSHLPVSGVATGDGLLDEATLAALQLYLGCEEAAAAEEAPAVVDAYASDEFRMYEFKVRRCARGRTHDWTECPFAHPGEKARRRDPRKHRYSGTPCADFRKTGGCKRGDACELAHGVFECWLHPERYRTQPCKDSTACRRRVCFFAHTPDQLRVLPSQHQQTTTSASATAAESYDGSPLRQQSSMQSYLSKNFVCSTTATLISPPKTPTTASPPISPNGSNLRRESWQPSSSVNEMVASLRRLQLCRAQSVPSSWGLHIGNGGFASPRGALAGFNAGFCSMPSTPTAASAVWSDEEGPVERVESGRALRAKMFERLSKESILDRAEATPDVGWVSELLK